A stretch of Flavobacterium sp. N1994 DNA encodes these proteins:
- a CDS encoding acyl-CoA reductase, whose product MLQIEKKKCFVELGKFLSQFSLDINTKNETVLHNDLYFDTFKDLLELSQSHNGWFTPEQVYFAVQSWAEALTEEHLNQWLAAYNLEEVKSKTVGLILAGNIPLVGFHDFLSVLISGHKALVKTSSNDQHLIQFLAKYLITVEPELSNYITFTDGKLENFDAIIATGSNNTARYFEFYFKDKPSIIRKNRNSVAVLNGKETHEHLVQLGEDIFRYFGLGCRNVSKLFVPKDYSFEAFFKAIYEYKDVIFYEKYSNNYDYNKAVFLMSNFKLLDNEFLTLKEDTSYASPISSVFYEYYENIADLQIRLTNEAEQIQCIVSNNLIENSIPFGKTQKPELWDYADNVDTIAFLLSL is encoded by the coding sequence ATGTTACAAATCGAGAAAAAAAAATGTTTTGTTGAATTAGGAAAGTTTTTAAGCCAATTTTCATTAGATATAAATACCAAAAACGAAACAGTACTTCATAATGATTTGTATTTTGATACGTTCAAAGACTTACTAGAACTTTCACAATCTCATAACGGATGGTTTACACCTGAACAAGTTTATTTTGCCGTTCAATCTTGGGCTGAAGCTTTAACAGAAGAGCATTTAAATCAATGGTTAGCTGCTTATAACTTAGAAGAAGTAAAATCAAAAACAGTCGGATTGATTTTAGCGGGGAATATTCCTTTAGTAGGCTTTCACGATTTTCTTTCGGTGCTAATTTCTGGTCATAAAGCTTTGGTAAAAACGTCTTCAAATGATCAACATTTAATTCAATTTTTAGCAAAGTATTTGATTACTGTTGAACCTGAACTTTCGAATTACATCACTTTTACAGATGGAAAGCTAGAAAACTTTGATGCTATCATTGCCACTGGAAGCAATAACACAGCACGTTATTTTGAGTTTTATTTTAAAGATAAACCAAGCATTATTCGCAAAAATAGAAATTCAGTAGCCGTTTTAAATGGAAAAGAAACCCATGAGCATTTGGTTCAACTTGGAGAAGACATCTTCCGTTATTTTGGTTTAGGTTGTCGAAATGTTTCTAAATTGTTTGTTCCGAAGGACTATAGTTTTGAAGCATTCTTTAAAGCCATTTATGAATACAAAGATGTCATTTTCTACGAAAAATACTCCAACAACTACGACTACAACAAAGCAGTATTCCTGATGAGTAATTTCAAATTATTGGATAACGAATTTCTTACCTTGAAAGAAGATACCAGCTATGCCTCTCCTATTTCTTCTGTATTTTATGAATATTATGAAAACATTGCTGATTTGCAAATACGCTTAACAAATGAAGCCGAGCAAATTCAGTGTATTGTTTCCAATAATCTAATTGAAAATTCCATTCCTTTTGGTAAAACTCAAAAACCCGAGCTATGGGATTACGCTGATAATGTGGATACTATAGCATTTTTGTTGTCTTTATAA
- a CDS encoding 4Fe-4S dicluster domain-containing protein — translation MAIIITDECINCGACEPECPNTAIYEGADDWRYKDGTKLKGKVILPDGTEVDADAAQTPISDDIYYIVPGKCTECKGFHEEPQCAAVCPVDCCVPDDNHVESEETLFNRQSFLHNE, via the coding sequence ATGGCAATCATTATAACAGACGAATGTATAAACTGTGGTGCTTGTGAACCTGAGTGTCCCAATACAGCGATATATGAAGGAGCAGATGACTGGAGATATAAAGATGGAACTAAACTTAAAGGAAAAGTAATTTTACCTGACGGTACTGAAGTCGATGCAGATGCAGCTCAAACACCAATATCCGATGATATCTATTATATCGTTCCAGGAAAGTGTACCGAATGTAAAGGCTTTCATGAAGAGCCACAATGTGCGGCAGTTTGTCCAGTAGATTGTTGTGTTCCTGATGACAATCATGTTGAAAGTGAAGAAACACTCTTTAACCGACAATCCTTCTTACATAATGAATAA
- a CDS encoding TonB-dependent receptor plug domain-containing protein, whose product MKKITLLLLITPFSAVFAQQKPSETKSDSTKVQALQEVQIVGSRNSKRTVLNSAVPIDIINVKDVTTQSGKIEINELLQYLAPSFNANKQSGSDGADHVDPASLRGMGPDQTLVLINGKRRHQSSLINLFGTRGRGNTGTDLNAIPASAIKRIEILRDGAAAQYGSDAIAGVINIVLNDNVEEFNGSITTGIYRNDPQGDFLPGTPNTPGYQLDQGGNGNSYGKDHKYDGFSLKAGANYGVKLGKKGGFVNITGEYLSKDKTLRPGFDFRKGFGEAEIKSYNVMFNMQVPLAEKLDFYAFGGRNDRNTDAYAFTRNDGPRVVESIYPGGYTPRITSKIVDNSIAFGFKTEAMGWKIDLSNAYGKNAFDYRIKGTINASLESLSPTSFDAGGFSLSQNTTNLDFSKNFKSVLNGLNFAFGAEYRVEQYQITAGEVGSYATYDTNGNPIDPSVYPQTHFAPIDPISGEPRPGGSQGFPGFSPANEVNKQRTSTALYADAELDVSDSFLLGTALRYENYSDFGNTLNFKLAYKLKLTDNVSLRGSFGTGFRAPSLAQIYFNTSFTNFNGSGASEVLLAANGSAVTQGFGIDKLKEEKSINGSVGLTGKFGKFTTTVDGYLINVKDRIVLTGYFDASALNLNVDQAQFFVNGVNTVTKGIDVVLAWKDAIGASKFGATLVGNINNMEVTKVKNGNLDQETFFGAREIAFLKASAPNSKFGLNLNYARKWFDVGTAFTRFSKVVLVDYAGLDNVYDPKIVTDLTLGFQLIKSVKLSVGSNNLFNVYPTKQDESGNTEAGGYWDAVQMGFSGAYYYTRLSFRF is encoded by the coding sequence ATGAAAAAAATTACTTTACTATTATTAATCACTCCCTTTTCGGCAGTTTTTGCCCAACAAAAACCCAGCGAAACAAAGTCGGACAGCACGAAAGTTCAAGCGCTTCAAGAAGTACAAATTGTAGGTTCTAGAAACTCTAAACGAACTGTTTTAAACTCAGCAGTGCCAATCGATATTATCAATGTAAAAGACGTTACCACCCAAAGTGGTAAAATTGAAATCAACGAATTACTTCAATATTTAGCCCCCTCTTTTAATGCTAACAAGCAATCAGGTTCTGATGGTGCAGATCACGTTGACCCAGCTTCATTAAGAGGAATGGGACCCGATCAAACTTTGGTGTTAATTAATGGAAAAAGAAGACACCAATCTTCGTTAATCAATTTATTCGGTACTCGAGGTCGCGGAAATACTGGAACAGATTTGAATGCTATTCCAGCAAGCGCTATCAAAAGAATTGAAATACTTCGAGATGGAGCTGCGGCTCAATATGGCTCTGATGCCATAGCAGGTGTAATTAACATTGTATTAAATGATAACGTAGAGGAATTTAATGGTTCAATAACAACTGGAATTTATAGAAATGATCCTCAAGGCGATTTTCTTCCAGGAACTCCCAATACGCCAGGTTATCAATTAGATCAAGGCGGAAACGGAAACTCATATGGTAAAGATCATAAGTACGATGGTTTTTCTTTAAAAGCTGGTGCCAATTATGGTGTCAAACTTGGAAAAAAAGGTGGATTTGTAAATATAACAGGAGAATATCTATCTAAAGATAAGACACTACGTCCAGGTTTTGATTTCAGAAAAGGATTTGGTGAAGCCGAAATTAAAAGCTATAATGTAATGTTTAACATGCAAGTACCTCTTGCTGAAAAATTGGACTTCTATGCTTTTGGTGGAAGAAATGACAGAAATACGGATGCCTATGCTTTTACCAGAAATGACGGTCCAAGAGTTGTAGAATCTATATATCCTGGTGGATATACACCAAGAATTACTTCTAAAATTGTTGATAATTCAATTGCTTTTGGATTTAAAACAGAAGCTATGGGATGGAAAATTGATTTGAGTAATGCTTATGGAAAAAATGCATTTGATTATAGAATAAAAGGAACCATCAATGCGAGTTTAGAGAGTTTGTCACCAACTTCTTTTGATGCTGGTGGATTTAGCCTTAGTCAAAATACTACCAATCTTGATTTTTCAAAAAACTTTAAATCGGTTTTAAATGGTCTTAACTTTGCTTTTGGGGCAGAATATAGAGTTGAACAATATCAAATTACTGCCGGAGAAGTAGGTTCTTATGCTACTTATGATACAAATGGAAACCCAATAGACCCAAGTGTTTATCCTCAAACACATTTTGCTCCAATTGATCCTATATCAGGAGAACCTAGACCAGGAGGTTCTCAAGGATTCCCCGGTTTTAGCCCAGCTAATGAAGTAAATAAACAACGAACAAGCACGGCTTTATATGCTGATGCAGAATTAGATGTGTCAGATTCCTTTTTGTTAGGAACAGCCCTTCGCTATGAAAATTATAGTGACTTTGGAAACACATTAAATTTTAAATTAGCCTACAAACTAAAACTGACTGATAATGTGAGTTTAAGAGGTTCTTTTGGTACTGGATTTAGAGCACCATCATTGGCGCAAATCTATTTTAACACAAGCTTCACCAACTTTAACGGCAGCGGTGCTTCAGAAGTTTTGTTAGCCGCTAATGGTAGTGCTGTGACACAAGGCTTTGGTATTGATAAATTAAAAGAAGAAAAATCTATAAATGGTTCCGTTGGTTTGACAGGAAAGTTTGGAAAATTTACAACTACCGTTGATGGCTATTTGATTAACGTTAAAGATCGTATTGTACTTACTGGATATTTCGATGCTTCTGCTTTAAACTTAAATGTTGATCAAGCACAATTTTTTGTGAATGGTGTGAATACAGTTACCAAAGGAATTGATGTTGTTTTGGCCTGGAAAGATGCTATTGGAGCTTCAAAATTTGGTGCTACATTGGTTGGAAACATCAACAATATGGAAGTAACTAAAGTTAAAAACGGAAATCTTGATCAAGAAACGTTTTTTGGAGCACGTGAAATAGCCTTCTTAAAAGCTTCTGCTCCTAATAGTAAATTTGGTTTAAACCTAAATTATGCCAGAAAATGGTTTGATGTTGGAACCGCGTTTACACGTTTCAGTAAAGTAGTTCTTGTTGATTATGCTGGTTTAGATAATGTGTATGATCCAAAAATTGTAACCGATTTAACACTAGGATTTCAATTAATTAAATCTGTAAAATTGAGTGTGGGAAGCAACAACTTATTTAACGTTTATCCTACTAAACAAGATGAATCGGGAAATACTGAAGCTGGAGGATATTGGGATGCTGTTCAAATGGGCTTTAGTGGAGCTTATTATTATACCAGACTTAGTTTCAGATTTTAA
- a CDS encoding T9SS type A sorting domain-containing protein — MKKITLLLFLMLFSKGFSQNLPLDFESTTIPYPFTDFDGGVATRIANPQISGINTSATVMQMVKGQGAVWAGSKITMAAPINFSTERLFKVKVFCPVAGKRLLLKFEGAGFSFEKLSAPITTANVWEELTFDFSLDAVNNVNNQIVFIFDLGTQGDGGPNSTYLFDDVTQSLATGPILDLPVLPLTFESTTVAYPFTDFAGGATTILPNPFPDAVNPSATVVRMIKNQGETYSGSVIQMAGPIDFSTNKIVKVKVWSPIAGKKLMLKFEGSPVDFDNGAFETEVATTVANAWEELTFDYTSPTLFPPVNNNDNKIVFFFDFGNQGDGSANSTYYFDDIAFSDGLSAPNYFISNFTMYPNPTSNQLTLEAIGSIEKITIYTILGQEVLTKNTNINNSTIDTSRLQKGVYIAKATIDGKESMMKFIKE; from the coding sequence ATGAAAAAAATTACTTTATTGTTGTTTTTAATGCTCTTTTCGAAAGGGTTTTCACAAAATTTACCATTAGATTTTGAGTCTACTACAATACCTTACCCTTTTACCGATTTCGACGGAGGTGTTGCCACAAGAATTGCAAATCCACAAATTTCAGGCATTAATACTAGTGCCACTGTCATGCAAATGGTTAAAGGTCAGGGAGCAGTTTGGGCTGGTAGTAAAATCACCATGGCGGCTCCAATTAATTTTTCAACAGAAAGGCTTTTTAAAGTAAAAGTGTTTTGCCCTGTAGCCGGAAAAAGACTTTTATTAAAGTTTGAAGGCGCTGGATTTTCATTTGAAAAATTATCAGCACCAATAACTACAGCTAATGTTTGGGAAGAATTAACGTTTGATTTTTCATTAGATGCAGTAAACAATGTAAATAATCAAATTGTATTTATATTTGACTTGGGTACACAAGGTGATGGAGGTCCAAATTCAACCTATTTGTTTGACGATGTAACACAATCACTTGCTACTGGACCTATTTTAGATTTACCAGTTTTACCTTTAACTTTTGAATCAACTACAGTTGCTTATCCGTTTACTGATTTTGCAGGTGGCGCAACAACAATTCTACCAAATCCGTTTCCAGATGCTGTTAATCCAAGTGCAACAGTTGTTAGAATGATAAAAAACCAAGGTGAAACTTATTCAGGTAGTGTCATTCAAATGGCTGGACCAATTGATTTTTCTACCAATAAAATAGTAAAAGTAAAAGTTTGGTCACCAATTGCTGGAAAAAAATTAATGCTAAAGTTTGAAGGAAGTCCTGTTGATTTTGACAATGGAGCATTTGAAACAGAGGTAGCAACAACGGTCGCTAATGCTTGGGAAGAATTAACGTTTGATTATACTTCTCCTACTTTGTTTCCTCCAGTAAATAATAATGATAACAAAATTGTTTTTTTCTTTGATTTTGGTAATCAAGGCGATGGAAGTGCTAATTCAACCTATTATTTCGATGATATAGCTTTTTCGGATGGTTTATCAGCACCAAACTATTTCATTTCAAACTTTACTATGTATCCAAATCCAACTTCTAATCAACTGACTTTAGAAGCAATTGGCTCAATAGAAAAAATAACCATTTATACTATTTTAGGACAAGAAGTATTGACAAAAAACACTAATATCAATAACTCAACTATAGATACTAGTAGACTTCAAAAAGGGGTTTACATTGCAAAAGCAACAATAGACGGAAAAGAATCAATGATGAAATTTATAAAAGAATAA
- the ychF gene encoding redox-regulated ATPase YchF codes for MKAGIVGLPNVGKSTLFNCLSNAKAQSANFPFCTIEPNIGVVNVPDPRITRLEELVKPERVQMATVDIVDIAGLVKGASKGEGLGNQFLANIRECNAIIHVLRCFDNDNIVHVDGNVNPIRDKETIDIELQLKDLETVEKRLEKVNRAAKTGNKEAQVEKALLDRIRENLLQAKSARTVEPQNQDEVELLEDFQLITNKPVLYVCNVDESAAVNGNKYVDQVRELVKDEDAEVIILSVGAEADITELESYEERQVFLEDMGLTEPGSAVLIRAAYKLLKLQTYFTAGVKEVRAWTINVGDTAPKAAGVIHTDFEKGFIRAEVIAYEDFSNFGSEAKVKEAGKLRVEGKEYIVKDGDVMHFRFNV; via the coding sequence ATGAAAGCAGGAATTGTAGGATTACCCAATGTTGGCAAATCAACCTTATTTAATTGTTTGTCAAACGCCAAAGCACAAAGCGCTAATTTTCCATTTTGTACTATAGAACCTAATATTGGAGTCGTAAATGTTCCTGATCCAAGAATTACTCGTTTAGAAGAATTAGTAAAGCCAGAGCGAGTTCAAATGGCAACGGTTGATATTGTTGACATTGCAGGATTAGTAAAAGGTGCCAGTAAAGGGGAAGGTTTAGGAAATCAGTTCTTGGCTAATATAAGAGAATGTAATGCTATTATTCATGTATTGCGTTGTTTTGATAATGATAATATTGTTCACGTAGATGGCAATGTAAATCCAATTCGAGACAAAGAAACCATTGATATAGAATTGCAGTTAAAAGATTTAGAAACTGTTGAAAAACGTTTAGAAAAAGTAAATCGTGCTGCCAAAACTGGGAATAAAGAAGCACAAGTAGAAAAAGCACTTTTAGATAGAATTCGCGAAAACTTATTGCAAGCCAAATCTGCTAGAACAGTAGAACCACAAAATCAAGACGAAGTAGAGTTACTTGAAGATTTTCAATTAATCACAAACAAACCTGTTTTATATGTTTGTAATGTAGATGAAAGTGCAGCAGTAAACGGGAATAAATATGTTGACCAAGTTCGCGAATTGGTTAAAGATGAAGATGCAGAAGTAATCATTCTTTCAGTAGGAGCAGAGGCTGATATCACTGAATTAGAAAGCTACGAAGAACGCCAAGTTTTCCTAGAAGATATGGGATTGACTGAACCAGGTTCGGCAGTATTAATTCGTGCTGCCTATAAATTGTTGAAATTACAAACCTATTTTACCGCTGGAGTTAAAGAAGTGCGCGCTTGGACCATTAATGTTGGAGATACAGCACCAAAAGCAGCAGGAGTAATTCATACTGATTTTGAAAAAGGATTCATTCGTGCTGAAGTTATTGCATACGAAGACTTTTCAAATTTTGGTTCAGAAGCCAAAGTAAAAGAAGCTGGAAAACTTCGCGTTGAGGGAAAAGAATATATTGTAAAAGATGGTGATGTGATGCATTTCCGTTTTAATGTATAA